The genomic window AGTGATGGGAGTGGTGAGACGGATCATGGACATGCTCCTGGGATCAGTCGAAGGACACTTCGCCGTTGGTCCGGAGCGTCATCGCACCCCGGCGGCTGCTCCAGCACATGTAGCTGATGCTCACATAGAAGCTGGCAGGGTGGCGGTACATCTCCTCCGCCATTACGCCCAGCACGGTCGTGTTGCCGCCGTAGCCCATGGGGCCGATGCCCAGGGTGTTGAGGTCATTGGTGACCTCCTTCTCGAAGGCGTCCATCTTCGGATCGGGGTTGGCGGTGCCGAGCTTGCGGAGGATCAACTCCTTGCTCTTCTCGTAACTGGAGACCCGATCCCCGCCGATGGCCACGCCGAGGATGCCCGGGCTGCAGCCCTGCCCCTGGGCCTTCACCACGGCGTCAATGATGCACTTGCGCACGCCCTTGATGTCGCGCCCGGCACCCAGGGCGGCATCCGGCAGGCGATACTGGGCGCCGACATTCTCGCAGCCGCCGCCCTTCTGCATGACGGCGATCTCGACTTCCGGCTTGTCCCACTCCTCGAAGTGGACGGCCGGGTGGCCTTCATG from Geothrix sp. includes these protein-coding regions:
- a CDS encoding fumarate hydratase; the encoded protein is MSECVIPTLTSAEVVESKSVLPAGWKADLSDLKTLDLTLPMLELLRRSTSRLPQDVIDALVKGRDAEEEGSRAFNTLNDMVRNIILADGHVTPLCQDTGTIIVWVRHPFGLSQRAAKQQVRAAVAEATKRSWLRPNCVEALSGKNTGNNMDPFHEGHPAVHFEEWDKPEVEIAVMQKGGGCENVGAQYRLPDAALGAGRDIKGVRKCIIDAVVKAQGQGCSPGILGVAIGGDRVSSYEKSKELILRKLGTANPDPKMDAFEKEVTNDLNTLGIGPMGYGGNTTVLGVMAEEMYRHPASFYVSISYMCWSSRRGAMTLRTNGEVSFD